In one Streptomyces sp. T12 genomic region, the following are encoded:
- a CDS encoding helix-turn-helix domain-containing protein, protein MTATELGRALRRWRDRVAPQTAGLPVGGHRRAAGLRREELALLAGISVDYVTRLEQGRSAGPSGQVVEALARALRLSADERAYLFRLAGLAAPGPDTVPAYLTPSVQRLLDRLVDTPVGVTDAAHTLLVANPMYAALMGDPQGRRGFERNGAWRCFLGAPSRVRHTPEEQRAFEVGMVAELRATAARYPADRRLRRLIGELRASSERFAQLWDAGVVGRLEASRKTIEHPQVGLLTLDCDLLRVEGNDLRILVYSAEPGTEAAEKLELLAVVGTQSLV, encoded by the coding sequence ATGACGGCGACGGAACTGGGACGGGCGCTGCGCCGCTGGCGCGACCGGGTCGCCCCGCAGACAGCCGGGCTGCCCGTCGGCGGACACCGGCGTGCGGCCGGGCTCAGGCGCGAGGAGCTGGCCCTGCTGGCGGGGATATCGGTCGACTACGTCACCCGCCTCGAACAGGGCAGGTCGGCCGGCCCCTCCGGGCAGGTCGTCGAAGCCCTGGCCCGGGCACTGCGTCTGTCGGCGGACGAGCGGGCCTATCTGTTCCGGCTCGCCGGGCTGGCGGCACCGGGCCCCGACACCGTGCCCGCGTACCTCACACCCAGTGTCCAGCGGCTGCTGGACCGGCTGGTGGACACCCCCGTCGGCGTCACCGACGCGGCCCACACCCTGCTGGTGGCCAACCCGATGTACGCGGCGCTGATGGGCGACCCCCAGGGCCGGCGCGGCTTCGAGCGCAACGGGGCATGGCGCTGTTTCCTCGGTGCGCCGAGCCGGGTCCGGCACACACCCGAGGAACAGCGCGCCTTCGAGGTCGGCATGGTCGCCGAGCTGCGCGCGACCGCTGCCAGGTATCCCGCGGACCGTCGACTGCGGCGCCTGATCGGCGAGTTGCGCGCGAGCAGCGAGCGGTTCGCTCAGCTGTGGGACGCGGGCGTCGTCGGCCGGCTCGAGGCCTCCCGCAAGACGATCGAGCATCCGCAGGTGGGCCTGCTGACACTGGACTGCGACCTGCTCCGCGTCGAGGGCAACGACCTGCGCATCCTCGTGTACTCGGCCGAACCGGGCACCGAGGCGGCCGAGAAGCTGGAGCTGCTCGCCGTCGTCGGCACCCAGTCGCTGGTGTGA